The Chrysemys picta bellii isolate R12L10 chromosome 5, ASM1138683v2, whole genome shotgun sequence genome includes a window with the following:
- the YIPF7 gene encoding protein YIPF7 isoform X2, giving the protein MSNFEQSESDFYQSNYATDIQDQSYSDSGAHENLYGSQKCQAQESPQPGAFVPLEMLSSSQSYIGQILQPTYNPEFLSQSSYADSFDEEPPLLEELGINFDHIWQKTLTVLNPIKPADGSIMKETDLTGPMVFCLALGATLLLAGKVHFGYVYGISAVGCLGIHALLNLMSIAGVSYGCVASVLGYCLLPMVVLSSCAVFFSLQGILGTLLALIIIGWCSLSASKIFISALAMEGQQLLVAYPCALLYGLFALLTVF; this is encoded by the exons atgtCAAACTTTGAGCAATCTGAATCAGACTTTTACCAGTCTAACTATGCCACTGATATTCAAGATCAAAGTTATAGCGATTCAGGGGCCCATGAAAATCTTTATGGAAGCCAAAA GTGCCAGGCACAGGAGTCACCTCAACCTGGTGCTTTTGTTCCTCTAGAAATGCTTTCGTCTTCTCAAAGTTACATAGGCCAGATTTTGCAGCCAACATACAATCCAGAGTTTTTATCGCAGTCTAGTTATGCTGACAGTTTTGATGAAGAACCTCCTTTGCTAGAAG AACTTGGAATTAATTTTGATCACATatggcagaaaacattaacaGTTCTAAACCCAATAAAACCAGCGGATGGCAGCATTATGAAGGAGACAGACCTGACTGGGCCTATGGTTTTCTGTTTGGCCCTTGGAGCTACACTGCTACTG GCAGGAAAAGTTCACTTTGGCTATGTATATGGCATCAGTGCTGTTGGGTGCCTAGGAATACATGCTTTACTGAATCTGATGAGCATAGCAGGTGTCTCATATGGCTGTGTTGCCAGTGTACTGGGATACTGCCTGCTACCCATGGTGGTCCTGTCCAGCTGTGCAGTCTTCTTCTCACTACA GGGGATACTTGGAACTTTGTTAGCTCTGATTATTATTGGATGGTGCAGTCTGTCAGCTTCCAAAATTTTTATCTCTGCGTTAGCCATGGAAGGACAGCAGCTTCTCGTGGCTTATCCCTGTGCTCTACTTTATGGACTTTTTGCACTTCTGACTGTTTTCTGA
- the YIPF7 gene encoding protein YIPF7 isoform X1 yields MQQDIIVVFPTCKFNVQEDFLLNILRECQTLSNLNQTFTSLTMPLIFKIKVIAIQGPMKIFMEAKKMLSSSQSYIGQILQPTYNPEFLSQSSYADSFDEEPPLLEELGINFDHIWQKTLTVLNPIKPADGSIMKETDLTGPMVFCLALGATLLLAGKVHFGYVYGISAVGCLGIHALLNLMSIAGVSYGCVASVLGYCLLPMVVLSSCAVFFSLQGILGTLLALIIIGWCSLSASKIFISALAMEGQQLLVAYPCALLYGLFALLTVF; encoded by the exons ATGCAACAGGATATCATAGTTGTTTTTCCAACATGTAAGTTCAATGTACAGGAGGATTTTTTACTTAATATATTGAGAG aatgtCAAACTTTGAGCAATCTGAATCAGACTTTTACCAGTCTAACTATGCCACTGATATTCAAGATCAAAGTTATAGCGATTCAGGGGCCCATGAAAATCTTTATGGAAGCCAAAA AAATGCTTTCGTCTTCTCAAAGTTACATAGGCCAGATTTTGCAGCCAACATACAATCCAGAGTTTTTATCGCAGTCTAGTTATGCTGACAGTTTTGATGAAGAACCTCCTTTGCTAGAAG AACTTGGAATTAATTTTGATCACATatggcagaaaacattaacaGTTCTAAACCCAATAAAACCAGCGGATGGCAGCATTATGAAGGAGACAGACCTGACTGGGCCTATGGTTTTCTGTTTGGCCCTTGGAGCTACACTGCTACTG GCAGGAAAAGTTCACTTTGGCTATGTATATGGCATCAGTGCTGTTGGGTGCCTAGGAATACATGCTTTACTGAATCTGATGAGCATAGCAGGTGTCTCATATGGCTGTGTTGCCAGTGTACTGGGATACTGCCTGCTACCCATGGTGGTCCTGTCCAGCTGTGCAGTCTTCTTCTCACTACA GGGGATACTTGGAACTTTGTTAGCTCTGATTATTATTGGATGGTGCAGTCTGTCAGCTTCCAAAATTTTTATCTCTGCGTTAGCCATGGAAGGACAGCAGCTTCTCGTGGCTTATCCCTGTGCTCTACTTTATGGACTTTTTGCACTTCTGACTGTTTTCTGA